The Fodinibius saliphilus genomic interval ATCCAGTGGTTATAGGAGTTTTTAAATTTGGCAGGATGAAACTGAATATTGTCGTTCATTACATTTTCCTGAGCAGGTTTGGCCAGCTCATCCATTTTACAGAACCACTGTAGGGAAAGTCGAGGTTCAATAATGGCATCGGTGCGTTCAGAATATCCAACTTTGTTGGTCATCTCTTCGATCTCGACTAGCTGACCTGACGCTTCCAATTCTTTAATAACAAGATCCCTCGCTTCAAAACGATCTTTACCGACGTAATGCGCTGCTTCTTCACTGAGCGTTCCGTCAGCATTGAGCATGTCAATAATTTCAAGGTTGTGTTTTTGCCCAATTTCATAGTCATTTTCATCGTGAGCAGGAGTTATTTTCAGGCAGCCTGTACCATAGTCCATATCAACATAATCATCGGCAATAATAGGCACTTCACGCCCTACGATTGGGATGATGGCTGTTTGTCCAATAAGGTCTTCGTATCGTTCATCTGCGGGATTTACACAAACTGCCGTATCTGCAAGTATTGTTTCTGGACGCGTAGTAGCGATGGTAACCCATTCGTCACTGTCTTTTATTTTATACCGAACGTGGTAGAGTTTAGACTGTTCCTCACGATGAATTACCTCTTCATCTGAGAGGGCTGTTTGTGCTTCTGGATCCCAGTTGATCATACGCTTACCGCGGTAGATATAGCCTCGATTGTAGAGTTCAATGAAACAATCAATGACTGCTTCATACAGGTCGTCTTCCAAGGTAAAACGTGTGCGTTCCCAGTCACAGGAGGCCCCCAGTTTTCGCAACTGTTGTAAAATGATGCCACCGTGTTCATCGGTCCAGTCCCAAGCGTGTTCTAAAAATTCTTTGCGGGTTAGGTCGGCTTTGGTGATACCTTCTTTGCGGAGCTTTTGAACAACTTTAGCTTCTGTAGCAATAGAGGCGTGGTCGGTACCAGGTACCCAGCACGCATTTTTCCCTTGCATACGGGCTCGTCTTACAAGAACATCCTGAATAGTATTATTAAGCATATGTCCCATATGCAGTACTCCCGTAACGTTTGGCGGGGGAATAACAACCGTATAAGATTCACGGTCATCATCTGGTTCTGAATGGAAAAAGCCATTATCCTCCCAGAAGCTGTACCATTTATCTTCAATGCTACCGGGTTTAAAATGTTTTGGGATGTCTTGAGAAGCCGTGGATTTGTCCAAAATTAGGAAACCTTTTTGCAAGTTTATGTTAACAGGATTATAAGATCGGGAAGATACGAAAAAGGAAAGAAGATGTAGAGTGATCGATTAAAATCACTCTACAGGATCTGATTTTTTAAAAACTAGCTTACTCGTTTAAGTAATACGCCAAAGTGGCCATCACAATTGTGCTTGTGAGGCAGGGTTTGGTAAGCAAGTCCTCCGTGTACTATAATTTCATCTGGTACATAGCCTTCTACCGATTGTATTTCAAAATTCTCGTGGCGATCCAGGAAGTTCATTACTTGTTCCATGTTTTCTTCCTCTTCAAGCGAGCAGGTACTGTAAACAAGGCGACCGCCTTTTTTTACCATTTTAGCAGCAGAATCTAAGAGCTCAGATTGAAGCTTAATAGCATTTTCAAGTCCCTCTTTATCGCGACGCCAACGGAGGTCGGCACGCTTGCTAAGAACACCGGTTCCGGTACATGGGGCATCAAGAAGTACTCCATCAGCTTCTTCGAGCTCTAATTCAGTCACGTCTGCCCGACGAACTCGTATATTCTCTGCATGATAAGACAGAGCACTTTGTGCTAATTGGTCTAATCGGTCTGATGAGATATCCACAGCAAGAATATCTCCTTCTCCATTCATAAGGTCTGACATGAGAACACTTTTGGTCCCCGGAGCAGCACAGAGGTCATAGATGGATTCATTTGGCTGGGGATCCAGAAGGTAGGGGGCAAAACCGGCAGCTATATCCTGAACCTGACAAAACCCTTTTTTAAGCCAACCATTAGAGATAAAAGGAGCCACACTTTCCACACGAAAGTAGCCGGGTAACCAGTCACTTTCCTGAAAATCGATGTCATTTTTTGACATCCGAAGCTTAAAGTTCTCCGTTTTTGTGCGCAGATTATTTGCGCGGATGTAATATACCGGCCGTTGATTATTGGCCTGCATCAGTTTAAAAGCTTCGCGTTCACCAAAGCGATCAGTCCATCTTTTAACTAACCACTCGGGATGAGAGAACGTTGTTGCAACCAGCTTAGTACGATCTTCAAAGTCTGGTTTGGGTAGATTGTCGATATCGCGCTGTAAGTTACGTAAAATAGCGTTGGTAAGATCTCCTGTACGAGATCCCAATTCATATTTTGCTATCTCAACAGATTCATTGATAGCTGCATAATCAGGAGTGCTATCCATAAAAAGCATGTCATAGACGCCCAGTCGCAAAATGTTTTTGAGACTGGATTTCATCTCCTCAATCTTGACATTGGAAAATTGATCAATCAAAAAGTCAAGGTAACTCCGACGTCGTAAAATATTTTGAACATATTCACGTACTTCGGCACGTTCACGAGATTCAAGTCGATCCGCTTTTGCGTAATTGAGAACGTTGTTCTCATCAAATTCTATTAATATTTCCACGCTGACAGTGCGAGCAGATGCTTCAGTATCCAATGCGGTATCCTTTTTAGGTTAAACTTTTAAAATTTCTATATGTTTTCGGCCATTAATCATTCTAAGACTTTAGCCCAATACTGCTGATGCAAGTTAATAATGTGTACAGGTCGAACAGGTTGCAAAAAATACGAGATTAGGAGGGGAGTTGCTAATGGATAATTGCCAAATTATTATCAATCTTTGGCTTCGCACAAAATAGGGTTTTAATAATATTGAGTGAAAAGGTAGAAGGGGGTGCCAAGTAGCAGGATGGCTATGCCCAATAACGCTCCCCAACCGGTAAAGACAATACTTGAGTAAAGCAGATAGCTACAGATAATTATGAAAATAATGGGAGTTGCAGGGTAAAGAGGAACAGAGTACGAGCGAGGTTGTTCATTTGAGCGTATTCTGATAACAATAAGAGAGGCTGTTGTTAATAAAAAGAAAAACCAGAATACAGGAGCAGTATAATCAACCATTGTAGTAACCGCTTCCTTAGTAAAGCTCCCCAGAATTACCAGTCCTGTTGCAATCACTCCTTGCAGAATAAGCGCATTCGTAGGAGCGTTAGATCCACTATGCCATCGCCCAATAAGCTTAAAAATTGAGAAGTCACGGCCTAGGGCATAGTTGGTTCTGGCACCGGTTATAATGGTGGCATTGGCAGTGGAGAAGGCAGATATAATAATAACTATCGCTATTATTAGTGAGCCATGGCTTCCGGTTATTTGATTGCTTAATGCTACACCAATTGTATCAGAGTTACGTAGTGTCTCGAGCCCTAGTGCATGTAGATAAGCACTGTTAATAAGTAGATATAAAGCTGTAATAATTCCTATTCCAATAAGTAATACACGAGATATATTTTGGCGAGTATTTTTAAGTTCTGCAGAAAGGTATACACCTTCATTCCAACCACCATAGGTAAGTAGTACAAATATCATAGCTGCCCCGGCTGATGTGTTGACAGAACTTTCAGAGATCTCAGCAGATTGGGAAGTGGCAATAAGACCAGCAAAGCCTGTAACTAAGAGTAAGCTAACGATAAGGATCGTCAGTATAGTTTGTAAATTTTTTGAGGAGCTTGTCCCCAAAATATTAACAATGGTAAGGCTTATGACTGTACAACCTGCATATATAGCATTACTATTTGGACCGAAATCATAGATTAAAGTAGCATAGTCTCCAAGTATAAATGCTGCTAATGCTATTGATCCGGTTTGAATTACAGTCATCCGACCCCATGAAAATAGAAATCCAATGCCGGGACCGAATGCTTTCGTTAAAAAATGATATTCGCCCCCTGCATCCGGATGATTTGCAGCCAGTTCGGCATAGCATAAGGCTCCGAGCATTGATATCACACCACCGGCCAACCAAAAAGCAATGTATTCCATACCCGATGCTGAATTTTGTGCTACCATCGAAGGGAGACGAAAAATACCGATGCCTATTACAATACCTACAACAACTGAAATGGCACTTAAGTTGCCAAAAATAGGTAGGGGACGACCGGAATTACTATTGTTCATAATATGAGAGTCAGATATGAAGGTCGCTTAGTTCTTGATTGGGTTCCAATTGTTGATTTCGGCTTTTTTATCAGCATGTATCTGCATGATGCCATCAATCTGGTTATTTCCTATTCGTCCGCTACAAACGAGACTTTGAGCTCCATTTGAAGCTTTTATTGTAATTCGCCGCCCTTTCAAATAAGCACTTTTGATGCTATAGGTAGCTCCCTGGTTGTCGGTAAGGTTGACTTCTATTTTTTGAAAATTTTGGGTTATATCCATCGAAAATGTCCTTGTGCCATTTGACCATTGCCAACTTCCCTCTACGTTAGCAGGAATAACCCAATAAAAAATATTATGAGTATGGGTGCTGCCTTTAACTTTAAATGCATCTTGTTTATCGGGTTCCCATTTCCCCATGTCAAAGCTGTGAGATACTATTTTAGTGCCGGGCTCGAGTGTTTGTAAAAGTTCGGGCCGTAGCTTTTTATTAATGGATGGAAGCAGATACATTGTAATTATAGATGCATTGCTAAAGTCTGTTTCAAAGATGTCCGCTTCCACGAACATTACCTGTTTGTCTACTCCCTTTTGATAGGCCTTTTCGCGGGCTTCTTTTATACGTTTTGGGTCCAACTCCACACCATGTCCACTGGCTCCATGCAGGGCTGCAGTAATTACGATACGTCCGTCTCCAGAACCAAGGTCAATAACATAGTCACTGGGTTGCAGGTCAGCTATTTCCAGCATTCGGCTAACAACCTTCTGTGGGGTTGCTACATATGGAACATCCAGATTTTGTGCTGTCAGGGAATGCGCAGGAATTAGGAATAGTGCTATGAAGAGTAAGCTGAAAGAGGGGAGGCAAGAACTGTGAGCCTTATAACTTTGAAAATAGTTCTTCATAATTACGCTCCTTTTTAAGTTGATGAATGAAACCAGATTTGATTTTATATTCCTTTATATTTAGTAATGTATTGATTTAAAGTTTAAAAACCTTATTAATAAAGCCTTTATTGTCATTTACCATTAATTATCAAGGCAGTACTTAGTTTAGGTTGGGTAATATTGTATATTGGTATAAGTCTAGTTGTTTAAGCTTATACAGTATGAGGAGGGTATGCAATCATCTTGCGTAATTTGGGGAATCTTTCCTTTTGCCTTTTCATTGGAAAAATCCTACCTTTTGCCACTTCCAGAGCTATGGAATAAAGCGTTATTTAAACGCAAGAAATTATCAAAACTTAACCCTTTACAATCGAACATAAATAATGAACAAAGGAACCGTTGCACAAGTGATTGGGCCGGTTGTGGATGTCGATTTTGATCAGGGAGACATTCCCCCGGTGCTAAATGCACTTTATATTGAACGAGAAGACAATTCTAAACTTTATCTGGAAGTTGCCCAGCACCTCGGCGAAAATCGCGTTCGTACGATTGCGATGGACTCTACCGATGGCTTAGTTCGTGAAATGGAGGTCGTTGATACCGGTTCTCCTATTTCTATGCCTGTTGGTGAAGATGTCCGTGGACGAGTATTTAATGTTGTTGGAGAGCCTATTGACGGTATTGAGCCGCCAAAAGGAGATCGCAGCTATCCAATCCACCGTCCAGCGCCTGATTTTGAGGAGTTGGCAACATCAACGGAAATGCTTGAAACGGGAATCAAAGTTATTGATTTGCTTTGCCCATATGCTAAAGGTGGTAAGACAGGACTTTTCGGTGGTGCTGGTGTAGGAAAAACGGTTCTTATTCAGGAGCTTATTAACAATATTGCTAAAGGACATGGTGGCCTCTCGGTTTTCGCCGGTGTAGGTGAGCGTACTCGTGAGGGTAATGATCTTATCCGTGAGATGCTCGAAGCTGATATTATTGACTATGGTGAAGAGTTTAAGGAAGCTTTTGAAAATGGCAAGTGGGATCTTAGCAAAGTGGACAAGGATGCGCTGAAAGAGTCAAAAGCTACCTTCGCATTTGGTCAGATGAACGAACCTCCAGGGGCTCGTGCTCGTGTAGCACTTTCCGGACTGACGCTTGCTGAATACTTCCGTGAAGAAGTGTCTCGAGATATCCTGCTCTTTATTGATAATATTTTCCGATTTACACAGGCTGGTTCTGAGGTGTCAGCGCTTCTTGGACGTATGCCTTCTGCTGTAGGTTATCAGCCAACACTGGCAACTGAAATGGGTGACCTTCAGGAACGTATTACTTCTACAAAGGATGGTTCTATTACATCAGTACAGGCAGTATATGTACCTGCTGATGACTTGACTGACCCGGCTCCGGCAACAACATTTGCCCACTTGGATGCTACAACAGTACTGAGTCGTGCATTGACACAGATAGGTATTTATCCTGCTGTGGATCCGCTGGACTCTACCTCTCGTATTCTTGATCCCCACATTGTAGGAGAAGAGCATTATAAAACTGCACAGCGAGTAATTGAGATCCTGCAGAAATACAAAGACTTGCAAGATATTATTGCAATTCTAGGTATGGACGAACTCTCTGATGAAGATAAAACCGTTGTTTCTCGTGCCCGACGAATTCAGCGATTCTTGAGTCAACCGTTCTTTGTTGCTGAACAGTTTACTGGCCAGCCCGGTAAATATATCAGCGTTGAAGATACTGTTAAAGGCTTCAAGAAGATTCTTGATGGTGAGCTTGATCACTTACCTGAGAAGGCTTTCTATATGGTTGGTACCATTGAAGAGGCTGAAGAGAAAGGTGAAGAACTATTAGCTGAAGAAGAAGCCGAAGCCGCAGAATAGAGGTAACTCATGACTAGCTTTAAAGCACAAATACTTACTCCTGAAGGTTCATTATTTGATGATGAAGTGACAGGGGTTCAGATGCCCGGAGAAATGGGCAGTTTCGAAGTAAAAACCCTTCACGCAAATATTATCTCTTCACTTGAAGTAGGAGAGATCCTTGTTCGCAAGGCAACCGGAGATGAACAGCATTTTTCTGTTACCGGTGGTTTTGTTGAAGTGGTTGATAATAAACTTACTTTACTAGCCGAAGCTGCAGAACCGGTCGAGGAGATTGATATCGAGCGTGCCAAGGAAGCCAAAGAGCGAGCCAAGGAACGTCTCGAATCCGATGACTCTGATATCGATAAGGAGCGAGCAAAAAAAGCCCTTGAACGTGCTGAAAATCGCATTAAATTAGCTGCTGATTTTAGCGTGAGTACACAATAGTAGCTAATTCTGTTTTGATAATTTCTAGAAGGCAACCTCGTAAGGGGTTGCCTTTTTTTATTTTAACTGGCAGACATTAAATACTAGAGACTTTTGTAAAAATTCTGAGTCGATAACCGTAAAGCTGCCTTAATTATTTGCTGTTCCAAGCAAGGCATTCTCTTAGCTTTCTCAATATATTGTACAAAGTTTTCTTCCTGGAGAAAAAGGGCAGGAGGGTTAACGTATTTTTTAAAAAGTTGCCTAATCACTTTCTCCACAGCCACATATATAATGGCTTCTTAATTCACCTGTATTACCATCCAATACGACCCGTGCCAGTATCTTTATTATCTGTACTATCAGGATCTTTCGGCATTACAAAGCCCGGAGGTTGTTCAAATGAATCATAACTCCATGGTGCTTTAGGATCAGCAGTAGCCCGATTGATAAAATTACCGACAATAGGTAGAGCAGAACGGGCTCCCTGACCAATGCTATAGTTGAGGTCAGTAGGGAATCGAATCATTCTGTTTGCACCACCGACCCAAGCCCCCATAACCATATGAGGCATCATACCTACAAACCAGTTGTCAGCACTATTTTGGGTCGTACCTGTTTTACCAGCAACATCTTGGCGCACATTATATACATTACGAAGGCGTACTCCTGTTCCATAGTAGCCTTCTCCGCCATTAATAACACCGCGCATCATATCAACCATCATATAGGCTGTTTCAGGGCTAATAACTTCATCCCTATATTCAGGGCGGTATTTTTTAATGATATTGCCTTCTTTGTCCTCAATTCGAGTAATAGCTATGGGATCGATATGGACTCCTTGATTTGCAAAGGTCGTATAAGCACTAACAAGCTCTAACAGTGAGACCTCGGCAGTACCGAGGGCTATAGATGGGTAAGCCTTTGTATCAGACATATCAATACCCATATTTGAAGCCATCTGTTTAATCTTTTGAGCAGCAGGTGCTAGCTCTTCAAGCTTGGTAGTATTGGGATTACCCGCCAGTTCCGGTAATAGTCGGATTGTTACATTATTCAAGCTACGAGCTAATGCCTGTCGCAAGGGAATCATCTTGGGACCGGAAGGGATAGAGGGGTCCTTGGGTTTCCATGCTTTACCACTGCGATCGTAAAATACACTAGGGTATTTAGAAAACCTGTGATAGGGTTTATAGCCATTATCGATGGCAACGGAGTAAACAAAGGGCTTAAAGGTAGAGCCCGCTTGGCGCTCGGACTGATAAACATGGTCGTATTGTACATTGCCGTAGTTAGAGCCACCCACCCATGCCAAAATATTTCCATTATTAGGGTCTATGCCTACAAATCCTGCTTCTAGTCTAGTTTTTACATGTTTCACTGAATCGACAAAAGCATTGTCAGCAAGCAGGCTATCAAAAACAACGGATTCCTGGTCGGTATTATACTTTGAAAAGGCGTTTTTATAGCGATCAGTATCTCGGATAAATTCGCGTAAGAAGCGGGGATATTTATCCCAAAATCGTCTCATATATCCGCCATTCTCAATTGCTGTTTTACATGTAGAAATTGAGGCATTTCCAGTGGTCCATTCACACTCATATATGGTTTGTAAAGAATCCAGTTTTGACCGCAGAGCTTTTTCAGCATACCGCTGTAGTCGGGAATCAATGGTAGTATAAATTTTAAGTCCGTCTGTATATAGATTATATCCGTTTTTCTGAGTCCATTTGTCGACTTTCTTTCGAATATATTCGCCGAAATAGCGGCTTTCTTGTCCTGCTTTTGAAGGCGGATGGTAGTCAAGAGCTATCGGTTCTTCACGCAACTTGCCATAGACAGCGTCACTTATAAAGCCCCTCTTGTTGAGTAAGAAAAGAACAGTATTGCGGCGATTTTTGGAGTTCTGGGGATTAATGC includes:
- the rsmB gene encoding 16S rRNA (cytosine(967)-C(5))-methyltransferase RsmB; amino-acid sequence: MDTEASARTVSVEILIEFDENNVLNYAKADRLESRERAEVREYVQNILRRRSYLDFLIDQFSNVKIEEMKSSLKNILRLGVYDMLFMDSTPDYAAINESVEIAKYELGSRTGDLTNAILRNLQRDIDNLPKPDFEDRTKLVATTFSHPEWLVKRWTDRFGEREAFKLMQANNQRPVYYIRANNLRTKTENFKLRMSKNDIDFQESDWLPGYFRVESVAPFISNGWLKKGFCQVQDIAAGFAPYLLDPQPNESIYDLCAAPGTKSVLMSDLMNGEGDILAVDISSDRLDQLAQSALSYHAENIRVRRADVTELELEEADGVLLDAPCTGTGVLSKRADLRWRRDKEGLENAIKLQSELLDSAAKMVKKGGRLVYSTCSLEEEENMEQVMNFLDRHENFEIQSVEGYVPDEIIVHGGLAYQTLPHKHNCDGHFGVLLKRVS
- a CDS encoding APC family permease — encoded protein: MNNSNSGRPLPIFGNLSAISVVVGIVIGIGIFRLPSMVAQNSASGMEYIAFWLAGGVISMLGALCYAELAANHPDAGGEYHFLTKAFGPGIGFLFSWGRMTVIQTGSIALAAFILGDYATLIYDFGPNSNAIYAGCTVISLTIVNILGTSSSKNLQTILTILIVSLLLVTGFAGLIATSQSAEISESSVNTSAGAAMIFVLLTYGGWNEGVYLSAELKNTRQNISRVLLIGIGIITALYLLINSAYLHALGLETLRNSDTIGVALSNQITGSHGSLIIAIVIIISAFSTANATIITGARTNYALGRDFSIFKLIGRWHSGSNAPTNALILQGVIATGLVILGSFTKEAVTTMVDYTAPVFWFFFLLTTASLIVIRIRSNEQPRSYSVPLYPATPIIFIIICSYLLYSSIVFTGWGALLGIAILLLGTPFYLFTQYY
- a CDS encoding class I SAM-dependent methyltransferase, whose amino-acid sequence is MKNYFQSYKAHSSCLPSFSLLFIALFLIPAHSLTAQNLDVPYVATPQKVVSRMLEIADLQPSDYVIDLGSGDGRIVITAALHGASGHGVELDPKRIKEAREKAYQKGVDKQVMFVEADIFETDFSNASIITMYLLPSINKKLRPELLQTLEPGTKIVSHSFDMGKWEPDKQDAFKVKGSTHTHNIFYWVIPANVEGSWQWSNGTRTFSMDITQNFQKIEVNLTDNQGATYSIKSAYLKGRRITIKASNGAQSLVCSGRIGNNQIDGIMQIHADKKAEINNWNPIKN
- the atpD gene encoding F0F1 ATP synthase subunit beta; the protein is MNKGTVAQVIGPVVDVDFDQGDIPPVLNALYIEREDNSKLYLEVAQHLGENRVRTIAMDSTDGLVREMEVVDTGSPISMPVGEDVRGRVFNVVGEPIDGIEPPKGDRSYPIHRPAPDFEELATSTEMLETGIKVIDLLCPYAKGGKTGLFGGAGVGKTVLIQELINNIAKGHGGLSVFAGVGERTREGNDLIREMLEADIIDYGEEFKEAFENGKWDLSKVDKDALKESKATFAFGQMNEPPGARARVALSGLTLAEYFREEVSRDILLFIDNIFRFTQAGSEVSALLGRMPSAVGYQPTLATEMGDLQERITSTKDGSITSVQAVYVPADDLTDPAPATTFAHLDATTVLSRALTQIGIYPAVDPLDSTSRILDPHIVGEEHYKTAQRVIEILQKYKDLQDIIAILGMDELSDEDKTVVSRARRIQRFLSQPFFVAEQFTGQPGKYISVEDTVKGFKKILDGELDHLPEKAFYMVGTIEEAEEKGEELLAEEEAEAAE
- a CDS encoding F0F1 ATP synthase subunit epsilon, which gives rise to MTSFKAQILTPEGSLFDDEVTGVQMPGEMGSFEVKTLHANIISSLEVGEILVRKATGDEQHFSVTGGFVEVVDNKLTLLAEAAEPVEEIDIERAKEAKERAKERLESDDSDIDKERAKKALERAENRIKLAADFSVSTQ
- a CDS encoding penicillin-binding protein 1A, yielding MSNSDYENEMDRYFNDPEYRRKNAKQDNNDSSPEKSHWVWNYTTNNVLKWAAIVVGTFIIGFTGFTLYLMQGLPSIKQLENPKTAVASELLSRDGVVLDRYYTENRTYVPIEEMSPHIVDALVATEDHRFYNHWGIDMVRTLAVPWHLINGRIQGGSTITQQLARNLYKKIGREFSIIRKLREMLTAIQLEQNYTKREIIEMYLNTVEFPNSSFGIESAAQTHYGKQAKDLTISQAATLVGSLKGVYLYNPRINPQNSKNRRNTVLFLLNKRGFISDAVYGKLREEPIALDYHPPSKAGQESRYFGEYIRKKVDKWTQKNGYNLYTDGLKIYTTIDSRLQRYAEKALRSKLDSLQTIYECEWTTGNASISTCKTAIENGGYMRRFWDKYPRFLREFIRDTDRYKNAFSKYNTDQESVVFDSLLADNAFVDSVKHVKTRLEAGFVGIDPNNGNILAWVGGSNYGNVQYDHVYQSERQAGSTFKPFVYSVAIDNGYKPYHRFSKYPSVFYDRSGKAWKPKDPSIPSGPKMIPLRQALARSLNNVTIRLLPELAGNPNTTKLEELAPAAQKIKQMASNMGIDMSDTKAYPSIALGTAEVSLLELVSAYTTFANQGVHIDPIAITRIEDKEGNIIKKYRPEYRDEVISPETAYMMVDMMRGVINGGEGYYGTGVRLRNVYNVRQDVAGKTGTTQNSADNWFVGMMPHMVMGAWVGGANRMIRFPTDLNYSIGQGARSALPIVGNFINRATADPKAPWSYDSFEQPPGFVMPKDPDSTDNKDTGTGRIGW